From the Agromyces laixinhei genome, the window GTGGCCGCCGCCCTCGGCCTGAACTGACCATCCCTGCCGACGCGAGAGGACGCCGATGCCCAACCTGATCATGACCAAGATGAAAGGTCAGAAGCACGAGAAGGCCGTCGATCTGAAGATCATGGCGTTCCTGCGCAAGCTCACCGAGGACGACACCATTCCCGGCCTCAACATCGAGCGGATGAACCACCCGGTCGACGAGCGGGCGCGCACCGGGCGGGTCGACATCCACTTGCGTGCGGTGCTCTACCAGCTTGACCCCATCGGGCAGGAGCGCACCTATGTGTACGCAGGAACCTGGGAGCACGACGAGGCGATCGAGCGTGCCCGCACGCGCAAGCTGCAGATCAACCCGGTCAACGGGATCCCGGAGTTCATCGAGTCGACGACGCCCGCGGATGAGGTGCCTGCTGAGGGTCAGCCGACGGCCGGGAGTTCTGACGTGCAGGCCGCCGCGTCACGCTCGTTCCTCACCGAGCGGTCGTACTTCCGAAGCGATCTCGTCGACGAGTTCGGTTTCACCAGTGAAATCGCGGAGCGCGCCTTCGCCGCGCCCGACGAAGACGCGCTGCTCACCTTTGCCGCGTCGCTCGAGAACGACTGGCAGGCGTCGGTGCTGCTCGAGATGGCGGTGGGCTCCGCCATCTCGCAGATCAAGGAGTCGCTCGGCATCGCGGAATCGACTGAGCCCGTTGCGCCCGTCGAGGTCGATGTCCGCCACGAAGATGCTCGACTCGTCGACGCACTCAAGCACCCGGCCGCGCAGATGCAGTTCACGTTCATCGACAACGACGAAGAACTGCAGCGCGTCATCGAAGGCGCCGACTTCGGCGCCTGGCGGGTCTTCCTCCACCCCGACCAGCGCAAGTACGCCACGGCGAAGTACCACGGACCGTTCCGGCTCACCGGAGGGGCCGGCACCGGCAAGACCGTGGTCCTGATCCACCGCGCCCGCAACCTCAGCGCGAAGGACCCGGCATCGCGAGTCGTGCTCACCACGTACACGCGGGCGCTGGCCGACAACCTGCGACGCGACCTCGAGCGTCTCGATCCCGACGTTTCGTTCGCAGGCGGCCTCGGCGAATCGGGAGTGCTCGTGCGGGGGGTCGACGCACTCGTCGCGGCCATCCGCGAGCGCGCCGGTGCCGGATTCGGCCAGGCTGCGACGCGGGTCATCGGCGGTCAGGTCGATTCGTCCGCACGGCCCGTTTCGAACGACAGCGGGTGGGATGCCGCGGTCGACGACTCCGGGGCGGACCTCGCTGGGGCGCTCCGCTCGAAGTCGTTCCTCTCGGGCGAGTACCTGGAGGTCGTTCTCCCGAACCGGGTGACCACGAAAGACGAGTACTTCGCCGCGCGGAGGCCGGGACGCGGCATCGCCCTCGACCGCGCGAAGCGCGCACAGGTCTGGAAGGTCGTCGAGCACTTCCGGCGCAACGCGCGGATCAACGGCACGGTCACCTACGCCGAACTCGCCGCCATCGCCGCCGGGTGGCTCGCGGGCCTCGACGGCGGCGAGCCGCGCAGCTTCGCCGACCACCTGCTCATCGACGAGGCGCAAGACCTCACCGCGTCGCACTGGCAGTTCCTTCGCGCATTCACCGCCGTCGGCGACGACGACATGTTCATCGCCGACGACATCCATCAGCGCATCTACGGCCGCCGGATCGTGCTCTCACGGTTGGGTATCCCGATCGTCGGGCGCAGCCGCAGGCTCAGCCTGAACTACCGCACCACGGCGCAGAACCTGCGCTACGCACTCGGTCTGCTCGAAGGTGCGGAGTTCATCGATGCACAGGGCGACCCTGAGGATGTCGCGGGCTACCGCTCGGCGCGCCTCGGACCCGACCCTCGACGAATCGCGACCACGTCGGCAGGCGAGCAGTACTCGGTGCTCGCCGACACCATCCGCGGATGGCTCGACCAGGGAGTGCGCGGAGAGACGATCGCGGTGCTCACAGCGTCGAACAACGCCTCGAAAGACGTGCACGACGCGCTGGCGCATCACGACATCCACAGCACCATCCTCACGACGGCCAAGCAGACCGGCACCGATCCCGTCGTGCTCACCATGCACACCTCGAAGGGCATGGAGTTCTCACGCGTCGTGCTCTTCGACATGTCCGACGGGTCGTTCCCGTCGGCGTGGGCTTCGCGGGGGCTCGCGCCCGAGGACCGAGCCGACCAGGAGCTGCGCGAACGGTCACTGCTCTACGTCGCTTCAAGTCGGGCGCGCGATGAACTCGTCGTGTTGTGGAATGGTCGCCCGTCCGAGCTGCTTCGGGCGTCCTGATCGGGTGATCGCCGCCACCGATGTCTGAGGTCAGCCGGTCACTCGTCGCCGAGACGCAGCCGTGTGGTCACGGCATCGACATCGATGCCTGCCTGTTCTGCGCCGAGTTCGCGGCAAACCGCGTCTGGCTGAGCGACACGGAGCAGTTCTTCCACAACCGCCCAGACTGCGAGACTCGAACGCTGAGCGAACGTCGTGGCCGGTACTCGAAGGATCCGAACTGGCGTCGGCAGATCGGGTTCGCGAAAGCCGAACGCGAGGGTGCCCGACCGTGCCCGCAGTGCCGCCCGTATGATCCTCGGCGTTGGCGGCGGAAGCAGCCGACGGAGCGCCACATCGGTGAGTTGCGGCTCACCCACTTCACCACGCTCGACAACCTCATCCGAATCATCGGTGACCGGGAGGTGGTCTGCCGAAGCCGGCTTGACGCATCGGTGAAGGGCTTCGGATCGGTTGCCGGCGCTCGGCAGCGTGCCGGAACCCTCGTGCGGGAGCCGGATGTGACGGCGCTCGACTGCGTCCCGTTCAGCCTCACCCACCGACCCGCATTCATGGAAGCGCTCGTTCGTGGTCGTGACGACGTTCGTCTCGTTGCGCCGGAGGAACGGCCGCCCGTCGAGACGATGATCGCTCTCGAGACGTCGTTTCGCCGCGTCATCCATCGCGATCCTGATGTGGCTCGGGCGTTCGAGCTCCGGTGGGCCGTGTCGTCTCGTGACGCCGGAGATCCGCGTACCGGCATCCGCCATTCGAAATCGGATCTGATCCAACTGATCGATTTCGCACGTGGTGCAACGGGAGACAGGTTTGCGGATCATCCGATCGCACAGAGCGCGGAGTTCCTGGTAGAGCAGGGAGTGCCGTTCCGGCTGATCGATCGTGTGCTCGTGCCGTCCGTCGCCTTGAAGCGTGCGGTCGCCCACCTGCTGGAGAGCACGTCGATCGCCGACCCGCCTGATGTGCGCCTTCGTTCGCACTGGTTCCGATTGTGACCCGGCTCCGAGTTGATCGCACCCCGCGGGGGCTTTTCGTCGGCAAGAGTGCTGACTCTTGAACGACGCGGTGAGAATCGACACGACGTTCGACTTCCGCGACGATGCGGGTGGCAAGGATCCCGATCAGCACAGCCCCACGCTGCGGGCATAGCACAAGCTGTTGTGGAGCAAACCGCTACCCGACGGGCGGATGCTCGATCTCGTCGATACGAGGCGAGGGCCCTACCTCTACCATCACTCCGATGTCGGAGAATTCTTCCTCGCGAGCGACTCGGTCGTGCACACGTACTCCGACTGGGTGACGACCGCCCAGATCATTTAGCAGATACCAACCGCGGGCGTGCTCACGTTCAAGGCGGCCGGGTACACCATCGGAGGAATGATGGTGTACCCCGGCAACACGGTCGTTCCGATTGACGCCTTCGGTCAGCGCATCCGTTCGCCATCAACGCGGGCCGGTTCGCATTCGGCGTCGTCGGCCGGACTCTCGAGCCCGGCCGACCGCACAACGTCACAGCATTGCGTACGCCTCGAACGTGAGGCCAGCGGGCAGGGTCTCGAGGTCCCAGAAGGAGGACTCGAACTGGGCGGTGCCGCCGGCAGGGAGGCGATCGATGAAGGCGAAGCCGCTGCCGACGATCGTTCCAGCGCTGTCACGGGCGATCACCGCGACCTCGACGAGCTCCTGGTCTTCGCTGAAGGCCGACGATACCTGGCCGGTGACACTGAGCCAGCCGTACTCTTCCGCGGTCGCAATGCCCGAGACGCTGAACGAGCCGGTTTCAGCCGCAGGAGAAGACGTGGCTGCGAGCGATGTCGGGCCGCGCACATCGAGCTTTGCGATGGTGCCGGCACCGACCGAGTAGAAGTCGCCGACGATGACGGTGCGACCCTGCAGAACCGTTGTGTAGTTGCTCGCGGAATCGAGGATCACGCCAGCAGCGTCGACTGCCTCGACGGTGATTCCTGCCGACGGGAACACGTGGTCGGCGTTGGGATTTTCGATCACGACGGCGTACCACCAGGTGTCGGATTCGACGTCTTTGCCGAACGCGGACTCCACGATGGCGGGGTCCTGGATCGCGGGTGCCGCGGGCTTCTCCGGTCTCGGAGCGGATGCGGCATCCTCTTCGGTCTGGCTCTTCTCATCTGCCGTCGTCGTGGCCGCGGCGGCGCCCGCCGACGCAGCCGTGCCTGCGAGTGCCGCGGCACTCATGCCGTTGATGACGAGCGACAGTACGAGGACGACGCCCGTGACGATCCACGCCGTCGTGCGGTGTTTCGCGTAACCGTCAAGCGGGCGACCCTGCAGGTCGCGCTGCGCTCCGCCGAGCACGAGAATGAGGTCGACCAGCACCCAGATGCCGAGACCGCCGAGCGTGAGCAGCTTCGCGATGCCGGTGCCGACTTTGCCGAGGTAGAACCGGTCGACGCCGAAAAAACCGAGGAACAGTGCGAAGAGCCAGGTCGCGATGAACGACTTGGGAGGGGTGTCGCCGGTGGCTGGTGCTGCGTATGCGTCGGACGCTGTTGCGGCGGGCGTTGCGTGCTCGGTCCATGCCTCGCCATCCCAGTAGCGCAGGCCGCCCACGCTGTCGTACCAGCCCGCGGGAACGCCCGTGGGTGCAGTTCCGTCGGTGTCGACGGGCAAGCCGCTTTCGGCGGGCAAGTCGGTAGGCATGTTCATGATGGTCCGTTTCGCTGTGGTGTCGGATGCGTCGAAGTCAGTGCGCATCGCCGTCGGGTCGACAGCCGACTGACGTTACAGATCCGGTGCGACAAACGCTGGCCCGGAACGCCGGATCGGCGGGCTGAGCGCGGCGAGATTCGCCGCCTGATCTGGTGATCGATTCGCGGAACCCCCACAACGGGGCACGAAGCCGCAACGCAGATTCCTGAGGCCCATCGGTCCCGCCGCTACCAGCGGCGAACGCGCGCGTGGCCTTGAACCCGATGCCGCTGTACGCGCCGATGCCGTGATCTTCGTGCCGGTCAAGCCGGCAGCCGGGAACAACGAACGCCCGCACATGGT encodes:
- a CDS encoding 3'-5' exonuclease → MPNLIMTKMKGQKHEKAVDLKIMAFLRKLTEDDTIPGLNIERMNHPVDERARTGRVDIHLRAVLYQLDPIGQERTYVYAGTWEHDEAIERARTRKLQINPVNGIPEFIESTTPADEVPAEGQPTAGSSDVQAAASRSFLTERSYFRSDLVDEFGFTSEIAERAFAAPDEDALLTFAASLENDWQASVLLEMAVGSAISQIKESLGIAESTEPVAPVEVDVRHEDARLVDALKHPAAQMQFTFIDNDEELQRVIEGADFGAWRVFLHPDQRKYATAKYHGPFRLTGGAGTGKTVVLIHRARNLSAKDPASRVVLTTYTRALADNLRRDLERLDPDVSFAGGLGESGVLVRGVDALVAAIRERAGAGFGQAATRVIGGQVDSSARPVSNDSGWDAAVDDSGADLAGALRSKSFLSGEYLEVVLPNRVTTKDEYFAARRPGRGIALDRAKRAQVWKVVEHFRRNARINGTVTYAELAAIAAGWLAGLDGGEPRSFADHLLIDEAQDLTASHWQFLRAFTAVGDDDMFIADDIHQRIYGRRIVLSRLGIPIVGRSRRLSLNYRTTAQNLRYALGLLEGAEFIDAQGDPEDVAGYRSARLGPDPRRIATTSAGEQYSVLADTIRGWLDQGVRGETIAVLTASNNASKDVHDALAHHDIHSTILTTAKQTGTDPVVLTMHTSKGMEFSRVVLFDMSDGSFPSAWASRGLAPEDRADQELRERSLLYVASSRARDELVVLWNGRPSELLRAS
- a CDS encoding DarT ssDNA thymidine ADP-ribosyltransferase family protein yields the protein MSEVSRSLVAETQPCGHGIDIDACLFCAEFAANRVWLSDTEQFFHNRPDCETRTLSERRGRYSKDPNWRRQIGFAKAEREGARPCPQCRPYDPRRWRRKQPTERHIGELRLTHFTTLDNLIRIIGDREVVCRSRLDASVKGFGSVAGARQRAGTLVREPDVTALDCVPFSLTHRPAFMEALVRGRDDVRLVAPEERPPVETMIALETSFRRVIHRDPDVARAFELRWAVSSRDAGDPRTGIRHSKSDLIQLIDFARGATGDRFADHPIAQSAEFLVEQGVPFRLIDRVLVPSVALKRAVAHLLESTSIADPPDVRLRSHWFRL
- a CDS encoding DUF6994 family protein codes for the protein MWSKPLPDGRMLDLVDTRRGPYLYHHSDVGEFFLASDSVVHTYSDWVTTAQII
- a CDS encoding NINE protein; this translates as MPTDLPAESGLPVDTDGTAPTGVPAGWYDSVGGLRYWDGEAWTEHATPAATASDAYAAPATGDTPPKSFIATWLFALFLGFFGVDRFYLGKVGTGIAKLLTLGGLGIWVLVDLILVLGGAQRDLQGRPLDGYAKHRTTAWIVTGVVLVLSLVINGMSAAALAGTAASAGAAAATTTADEKSQTEEDAASAPRPEKPAAPAIQDPAIVESAFGKDVESDTWWYAVVIENPNADHVFPSAGITVEAVDAAGVILDSASNYTTVLQGRTVIVGDFYSVGAGTIAKLDVRGPTSLAATSSPAAETGSFSVSGIATAEEYGWLSVTGQVSSAFSEDQELVEVAVIARDSAGTIVGSGFAFIDRLPAGGTAQFESSFWDLETLPAGLTFEAYAML